A single genomic interval of Seriola aureovittata isolate HTS-2021-v1 ecotype China chromosome 10, ASM2101889v1, whole genome shotgun sequence harbors:
- the LOC130176848 gene encoding calcium-independent phospholipase A2-gamma-like isoform X1 produces MSRRWAPNTLVKESRAFLLWQTHARKSAASPPLSGTYHCRLHIQQPVCYKFGCLHHLRSRGRKGWLFKANQVRQRLGLHTSTLYLNTSASRWSTGLSQQMSRVRSTLDTVSKAVSGTHTELLSKIARLKPKGLNKAEISVESAPKAEESAITSTPAPTNAAPPSTSTTVQPTVNSSSASPPVPTSAAAFDASATTSTQSHNSPQATGNTTVEQTVQELKEKRLRRVVPAVKASFVKKEEELKSSSSDTENKSTASKQTIALFHPSTFSVSFDETYNYLANHVNSYFGSSTKTQDKKVDNGDYSSASSQGQQTNHLMSVSDKSDSAAPVTPPSSKKGLGHYLSYSAPTVQAFVGSYIAPLVPKFRTGESKTATVEEKKLDDEAVKQVEAKINKEQKAAEEKAKKLLLQREKIIARVSVDNRTRALVQALHRASDVRVYINRVEDLSYHLLEFPETRGVAVKERVIPCLLRLKQANDPGLRAAVREALALVGYHKPVKGRGIRILSIDGGGLRGLLALQTLQKLEALTGKPTYQLFDYICGVSTGAILGFMLGVFQIPLNECDDIYRKLGSDVFKQNVIVGTVKMGWSHAFYDSEAWENILKEKMGSHLLVETSRNPECPKVAAVSTIVNRGTALKAYVFRNYNLLPGVRSHYLGGCQHQLWQAIRATSAAPGYFQEFTLGNDLHQDGGLLINNPTALAIHECKCLWPNTPLECVVSLGTGRFENPGKSSTTYTSLKTKLTNVISSATDTEEVHAMLAAFLPPDTYFRFNPYMSEDISMDENRHEKLNLLQAEGIRYLERNEEKLRKVTGILTREKSSVQRMAEWARLRADMYNGLSFHSSKL; encoded by the exons ATGAGTCGTAGATGGGCTCCAAATACCTTGGTGAAAGAAAGCAGAGCATTTCTACTGTGGCAGACACATGCTCGCAAGTCAGCAGCATCACCTCCCTTGTCTGGTACCTATCACTGCAGGCTTCATATACAACAGCCTGTTTGCTACAAGTTTGGCTGTCTCCACCACCTGAGGAGCAGGGGTCGTAAAGGATGGCTCTTTAAAGCTAACCAGGTTAGACAAAGGCTCGGACTCCACACCAGCACCCTGTACTTGAACACTTCAGCCTCACGTTGGTCTACTGGTCTGAGTCAACAGATGTCACGGGTCAGGAGCACACTGGACACAGTTTCTAAAGCTGTGAGTGGGACACATACAGAACTTCTCTCCAAAATTGCCAGACTTAAACCTAAGGGTTTGAATAAAGCAGAGATCAGTGTTGAGTCAGCGCCAAAAGCTGAGGAGAGTGCAATCACATCAACTCCTGCTCCCACTAATGCTGCTCCTCCTTCTACATCTACTACAGTCCAACCTACAGTTAACTCATCTTCTGCCAGTCCTCCTGTTCCTACTTCCGCTGCCGCATTTGATGCAAGTGCCACTACCTCCACTCAATCTCACAATTCTCCACAAGCGACTGGCAATACCACAGTTGAGCAAACTGTGCAGGAACTTAAGGAGAAAAGACTCAGGCGTGTTGTTCCTGCTGTCAAAGCCAGCTTTGtaaagaaggaagaggagctTAAATCTTCATCAAGCGACACTGAGAACAAGAGCACAGCTTCCAAACAAACCATAGCACTTTTCCATCCCAGCACCTTTTCAGTCAGCTTTGATGAGACTTACAACTACCTGGCCAATCACGTCAACTCATACTTTGGCAGCAGTACAAAGACTCAGGACAAGAAAGTGGACAATGGGGActattcctctgcttcctctcaggGCCAACAAACTAATCACCTCATGTCAGTGTCTGATAAAAGTGACTCTGCTGCCCCAGTTACCCCTCCTTCCTCTAAGAAGGGTTTAGGACACTACCTGTCCTACTCAGCTCCCACTGTGCAAGCCTTTGTTGGGAGCTACATTGCTCCCCTGGTCCCCAAGTTCAGGACAGGAGAGTCCAAGACTGCTacagtggaggagaagaagctTGACGATGAAGCAGTAAAACAGGTTGAGGCCAAAATTAATAAGGAGCAGAaggctgcagaggagaaagCTAAGAAACTTCTACTCCAAAGGGAAAAG aTCATTGCCAGGGTGAGTGTGGACAATCGGACTCGAGCTCTGGTCCAGGCTTTACACAGGGCATCAGATGTAAGGGTCTATATCAACAGGGTGGAGGACCTCAGCTACCATCTCCTGGAGTTTCCAGAGACTCGTGGTGTTGCTGTCAAG GAGAGGGTTATCCCTTGCCTCCTGCGTCTGAAGCAGGCCAATGACCCAGGCCTGAGAGCAGCAGTTAGAGAAGCCCTCGCTCTGGTGGGATACCATAAACCTGTTAAAGGCCGTGGCATACGGATCCTTTCCATAGATGGAGGCGGTTTAAG GGGACTTCTCGCACTTCAGACTCTACAAAAGCTGGAAGCTCTGACTGGGAAACCCACTTACCAACTGTTTGATTATATTTGTGGTGTCAGCACAG GTGCTATCCTAGGGTTCATGTTAGGTGTCTTCCAAATCCCACTGAACGAGTGTGATGATATTTACCGGAAGTTGGGCTCAGATGTTTTCAAGCAGAACGTCATTGTTGGCACTGTGAAGATGGGCTGGAGCCATGCTTTCTATGATAGCGAAGCCTGGGAGAACATCCTCAA agagaaaatgggtTCTCATCTCCTGGTGGAGACTTCAAGAAACCCTGAATGCCCCAAG GTGGCAGCGGTGAGCACCATTGTGAACCGGGGCACTGCTCTGAAGGCATATGTGTTCAGAAACTACAACCTGCTGCCCGGGGTGCGCTCACACTACCTGGGGGGCTGCCAGCACCAACTCTGGCAGGCCATCCGAGCCACATCAGCAGCCCCTGGGTATTTCCAAGAGTTCACCTTGGGGAATGATCTCCACCAG GATGGAGGTCTGCTGATTAACAACCCCACAGCCCTGGCTATCCATGAGTGTAAGTGTTTGTGGCCTAACACGCCCTTGGAGTGTGTGGTCTCCCTTGGCACAGGCCGATTTGAAAACCCGGGCAAGAGCAGCACCACCTACACGAGCCTCAAAACCAAACTCACCAATGTCATCAGCAGCGCCACAGACACTGAGG AGGTTCACGCTATGCTCGCCGCCTTCCTCCCTCCCGACACTTATTTCCGCTTCAACCCCTACATGAGTGAAGATATCTCCATGGATGAAAACCGACATGAAAAGCTCAACCTGCTGCAGGCTGAGGGCATCCGCTACCTGGAGAGGAACGAGGAGAAGCTGAGGAAGGTCACTGGCATTCTCACCCGAGAGAAAAGCTCCGTCCAGAGGATGGCAGAGTGGGCCCGGCTGAGGGCAGACATGTATAATGGTCTGTCCTTTCACTCCTCTAAGCTGTAG
- the LOC130176848 gene encoding calcium-independent phospholipase A2-gamma-like isoform X2 has product MSRVRSTLDTVSKAVSGTHTELLSKIARLKPKGLNKAEISVESAPKAEESAITSTPAPTNAAPPSTSTTVQPTVNSSSASPPVPTSAAAFDASATTSTQSHNSPQATGNTTVEQTVQELKEKRLRRVVPAVKASFVKKEEELKSSSSDTENKSTASKQTIALFHPSTFSVSFDETYNYLANHVNSYFGSSTKTQDKKVDNGDYSSASSQGQQTNHLMSVSDKSDSAAPVTPPSSKKGLGHYLSYSAPTVQAFVGSYIAPLVPKFRTGESKTATVEEKKLDDEAVKQVEAKINKEQKAAEEKAKKLLLQREKIIARVSVDNRTRALVQALHRASDVRVYINRVEDLSYHLLEFPETRGVAVKERVIPCLLRLKQANDPGLRAAVREALALVGYHKPVKGRGIRILSIDGGGLRGLLALQTLQKLEALTGKPTYQLFDYICGVSTGAILGFMLGVFQIPLNECDDIYRKLGSDVFKQNVIVGTVKMGWSHAFYDSEAWENILKEKMGSHLLVETSRNPECPKVAAVSTIVNRGTALKAYVFRNYNLLPGVRSHYLGGCQHQLWQAIRATSAAPGYFQEFTLGNDLHQDGGLLINNPTALAIHECKCLWPNTPLECVVSLGTGRFENPGKSSTTYTSLKTKLTNVISSATDTEEVHAMLAAFLPPDTYFRFNPYMSEDISMDENRHEKLNLLQAEGIRYLERNEEKLRKVTGILTREKSSVQRMAEWARLRADMYNGLSFHSSKL; this is encoded by the exons ATGTCACGGGTCAGGAGCACACTGGACACAGTTTCTAAAGCTGTGAGTGGGACACATACAGAACTTCTCTCCAAAATTGCCAGACTTAAACCTAAGGGTTTGAATAAAGCAGAGATCAGTGTTGAGTCAGCGCCAAAAGCTGAGGAGAGTGCAATCACATCAACTCCTGCTCCCACTAATGCTGCTCCTCCTTCTACATCTACTACAGTCCAACCTACAGTTAACTCATCTTCTGCCAGTCCTCCTGTTCCTACTTCCGCTGCCGCATTTGATGCAAGTGCCACTACCTCCACTCAATCTCACAATTCTCCACAAGCGACTGGCAATACCACAGTTGAGCAAACTGTGCAGGAACTTAAGGAGAAAAGACTCAGGCGTGTTGTTCCTGCTGTCAAAGCCAGCTTTGtaaagaaggaagaggagctTAAATCTTCATCAAGCGACACTGAGAACAAGAGCACAGCTTCCAAACAAACCATAGCACTTTTCCATCCCAGCACCTTTTCAGTCAGCTTTGATGAGACTTACAACTACCTGGCCAATCACGTCAACTCATACTTTGGCAGCAGTACAAAGACTCAGGACAAGAAAGTGGACAATGGGGActattcctctgcttcctctcaggGCCAACAAACTAATCACCTCATGTCAGTGTCTGATAAAAGTGACTCTGCTGCCCCAGTTACCCCTCCTTCCTCTAAGAAGGGTTTAGGACACTACCTGTCCTACTCAGCTCCCACTGTGCAAGCCTTTGTTGGGAGCTACATTGCTCCCCTGGTCCCCAAGTTCAGGACAGGAGAGTCCAAGACTGCTacagtggaggagaagaagctTGACGATGAAGCAGTAAAACAGGTTGAGGCCAAAATTAATAAGGAGCAGAaggctgcagaggagaaagCTAAGAAACTTCTACTCCAAAGGGAAAAG aTCATTGCCAGGGTGAGTGTGGACAATCGGACTCGAGCTCTGGTCCAGGCTTTACACAGGGCATCAGATGTAAGGGTCTATATCAACAGGGTGGAGGACCTCAGCTACCATCTCCTGGAGTTTCCAGAGACTCGTGGTGTTGCTGTCAAG GAGAGGGTTATCCCTTGCCTCCTGCGTCTGAAGCAGGCCAATGACCCAGGCCTGAGAGCAGCAGTTAGAGAAGCCCTCGCTCTGGTGGGATACCATAAACCTGTTAAAGGCCGTGGCATACGGATCCTTTCCATAGATGGAGGCGGTTTAAG GGGACTTCTCGCACTTCAGACTCTACAAAAGCTGGAAGCTCTGACTGGGAAACCCACTTACCAACTGTTTGATTATATTTGTGGTGTCAGCACAG GTGCTATCCTAGGGTTCATGTTAGGTGTCTTCCAAATCCCACTGAACGAGTGTGATGATATTTACCGGAAGTTGGGCTCAGATGTTTTCAAGCAGAACGTCATTGTTGGCACTGTGAAGATGGGCTGGAGCCATGCTTTCTATGATAGCGAAGCCTGGGAGAACATCCTCAA agagaaaatgggtTCTCATCTCCTGGTGGAGACTTCAAGAAACCCTGAATGCCCCAAG GTGGCAGCGGTGAGCACCATTGTGAACCGGGGCACTGCTCTGAAGGCATATGTGTTCAGAAACTACAACCTGCTGCCCGGGGTGCGCTCACACTACCTGGGGGGCTGCCAGCACCAACTCTGGCAGGCCATCCGAGCCACATCAGCAGCCCCTGGGTATTTCCAAGAGTTCACCTTGGGGAATGATCTCCACCAG GATGGAGGTCTGCTGATTAACAACCCCACAGCCCTGGCTATCCATGAGTGTAAGTGTTTGTGGCCTAACACGCCCTTGGAGTGTGTGGTCTCCCTTGGCACAGGCCGATTTGAAAACCCGGGCAAGAGCAGCACCACCTACACGAGCCTCAAAACCAAACTCACCAATGTCATCAGCAGCGCCACAGACACTGAGG AGGTTCACGCTATGCTCGCCGCCTTCCTCCCTCCCGACACTTATTTCCGCTTCAACCCCTACATGAGTGAAGATATCTCCATGGATGAAAACCGACATGAAAAGCTCAACCTGCTGCAGGCTGAGGGCATCCGCTACCTGGAGAGGAACGAGGAGAAGCTGAGGAAGGTCACTGGCATTCTCACCCGAGAGAAAAGCTCCGTCCAGAGGATGGCAGAGTGGGCCCGGCTGAGGGCAGACATGTATAATGGTCTGTCCTTTCACTCCTCTAAGCTGTAG
- the dnajb9a gene encoding dnaJ homolog subfamily B member 9a, with amino-acid sequence MAAAQSAVTFAVCILMITELILAKKDYYDILGVPKDASERQIKKAFHRLAMKYHPDKNKSPDAEVRFREIAEAYETLSDETRRREYNQFGDTSAYSTQGRHTQGTHQPFSFNFDDIFKDFDIYSQNRHARHRRHFDEHSRSQKDSHSRHKRHFQGGFGAGIVDDMFEDIERMFTFDRHTKQTENRFHGVSKQHCRTVTQRRGNMVTTYTDCTAP; translated from the exons ATGGCAGCTGCACAGTCTGCTGTAACGTTTGCAGTGTGCATCCTCATGATAACAGAGCTGATACTTGCCAAGAAGGACTACTATGATATACTGGGAGTGCCTAAAGATGCCTCTGAGCGACAGATAAAAAAGGCTTTCCACAGGCTTGCAATGAAATATCACCCTGATAAGAACAAGAGTCCAGATGCTGAAGTGAGATTCAGGGAAATTGCTGAAG CTTATGAAACTTTGTCAGATGAAACCAGAAGAAGAGAATATAACCAGTTTGGTGACACCTCTGCGTACTCCACTCAAGGCAGACATACACAGGGAACGCACCAACCTTTCAGCTTCAACTTTGATGACATATTCAAAGACTTTGACATCTACAGCCAGAACAGGCACGCCCGTCACCGAAGACACTTTGATGAACACTCCAGGTCCCAAAAGGATTCCCACAGCAGACACAAGAGACACTTTCAAGGAGGTTTTGGAGCAGGTATCGTTGATGACATGTTTGAAGACATAGAGAGAATGTTTACTTTTGACAGACACAccaaacagactgaaaacaggttTCATGGTGTATCAAAACAACACTGTAGAACAGTGACACAACGCAGAGGGAATATGGTAACCACGTACACAGACTGTACTGCACCTTAA